The genomic window GATGTCCAGCTTCTTCACCCCGGAGACCTTGTCGAACATCTCGATGGTGCCGTCCATGGTCCAGCCGCGCCCCTGGGCGATCTGAAAATAGGAGGGAATTTCGATCTGGTGCGCCAATTCGTTCGGGTTGCGCTCTTGGTACCACTCGCCGTCGAGGTCGTTGAGGACGATGTCGAACCAGGCTTCGTGGTGCTTCGGGTACATGAGGGTGTGGAACATGTTGGGCCAGCCGGCGACGTCCGGGTCCCGCAGCCGTTCCTCGACCATTTTCTGCACTTCTTCGGGGGTGTGCTCGTCGAGCACACGGGAGGTCACCCGGTCAGTGAAGGCCCAGCCGGAGTCACCGCCGCGGCCTTCCCGGGCAGCGCGCGGCATCAGCCACATCACCCCGCCGTGATAGGTGGTCTCGTAGAAGTCGTAGTGGCCGCCGTTGACGAAGATCGCCTTCAGCGCCGGCGGGTTCTCCGCCGCGGCCAGCACGGACATGGACCCGAAATAAGAGGTGCCGATCATGCCGACGTTGCCGTCGCACCACGGCTGTTCCGCGACCCACTGGATGAAATCGTAGGCGTCTTCGCCAAGGGGCACGCCGCCGGCGTTGTAGTTGCCGCTGTGGGTGCCCTCGGAATAACCGGACCCGCGCAGGTCGCCGATGACGTGGACGTAGTCTTCCTCGACGACGCGGGCGATGTCACCGGCTTCGATGCAGCCGTCCCAGGTCACGGACGGCCGGTACTGGCCCGGCATCTTCAGGGAGTAGGCCTGTAGTTCTTTGCCGTAGGGAGACAGGGCGATGAGCGCGGGGCGCGGGGCGTCATCGGGCTTGTGGTAGGCGTCGGCGGCGAGGTTGACTCCGTCGCGCATCGGCACGCGGAGGTTCTTGCGGACGTGGATGTCTGTGGCGCCGGTGGTGATGGTGGAGACGGACTCGGCGGGAAATCCCGGGTAGGAGGCGGTCATGGGCCATCCCTTCTGTGTCGGTATGACGTTGATCGGTGGGCCGTCGGGGTGTGGAGCTCGCCACACCGCTACTAGTTATATTATTATGACAAAGTGTACGGGGCAAGAGGATTAGGCTGAGACTTACGCCCCGGCTGACCGTCGCAACGACATAAGGAGCACCGCATGACCGTCGACATCACCCCGCTCATCGCCCCCTGGGGACGCTTCAGTCTCTACACCTTCTTCATCGACGCCGAACAACCGGCGGTCATCGACACCGGCATCGCCGGCACCCCCGTAGACGGCATCGCCCCCGAACTGGAGAAATTGGGCAGGCGCGTGCAGGACGTCCAGTGGATCCTGCTCACCCACGGACACATCGACCACCTCGGCGGCGCGCACGCTCTCTGGGAGATGACCGGACGCACGGCCAAGGTCGTCATCCATGAAGCCGACCTGAAGTACCTGCAGGCGCGCCGGGCGCACGTGGACAACTATCTGGCGCTGCGCGCCGACTACATTGACGACCCAGAGGCCGAGGCCCGGCAGACCGAGATGGCTGAGCGGGCGATCTCCGGGGAAATGGCCGCAGACGTGGTGGTCTCCGGAGGTGAGACCCTTGACCTGGGCGGTGGCGTCACCGTCAGCGTCGTCCACACGCCGGGACATTCCATGGGCTCGGTCGCCTACGTCGTCGACGGGCAAAACGACGTCTTCGTCGGTGACGCCGTCCAAGTCCACGGCGCCGCCAACGGCTTCCCCGGCTACGAGGACCCGGACGCCTACCGGGCGTCCCTGGAGACGATTCTCGAGCTCGCCCCCGACAACATGTACATGGGACACCCTTACCGCACCAGCCAGGGGACGCCGTACCCGGTGATCCTGGAGAAGGAGACCGCGGAGAAGGCGATCCGGGAATCCCTCGAGATCGAAGAGCGCATCCGCACTGTCGCGCAGCAGGCCTTCGAACAGGGAATCGCAGACACCGACTCGCATTACTCGCCGTTTGAAGCCATCGCCGAAGCACTGGGGTACGAGGGAGACCCGACGCTGGAACCGTCGCCTTTCTTCACGACGCTCGACGGGTACCGGCGCCTGCACGGCCGCGCATAACTTGCGGCCATAGACAGTGCTGAGGGGACTGCCTACACTGAGCGGCGTGACTGCAGACAATTCCCCTTCCCGCCCGCGCCGAGGTTTCCGCCCCTGGGTGGCAGGCGTCGTGTCCACTGTCGCGGTGGCGGGCCTGGCCATCGGCGCCACCGTCGGATTCAGCGGAGAATCCGGCGTCCCCGCAGAATCTTCGGCGCCCTCGTCCGATCTCGCCCTAGAAACCGCGCCCGACCCTGTTCCTGAGCCGGCCCCCGAGCCGGTTCCTGAAGTCATCGAACCGGCGCCCTTCGACTATGGGGAGTGCCCGCCCGTCGCCCGCGCCTGCGTCGACCTCGACGGTGAGCGCGCCTGGTTGCAGGAAAACGGCGAGGTCACTTATGGCGCCGTGCCGATCGGCCAGGGCGGCCCGGGTTATGAGACCCCGCGGTCCGAGTTCCACGTGACCAGGAAGGTCAAGGACGAGGTTTCTTACATCTACGACATGGAGCCCATGCCTTACGCGGTGTACTTCACCAATTCCGGCCACGCCTTCCATGAAGGGGACCCGAACGGAGACTCCCACGGCTGTGTCCGGCTTCCACCCGGGGACGCGGAGGTCTTCTTCGATTCACTGGACGTCTATGATCTGGTGCACATCTACTGATCTACGAGGACTGCCTGGCGGCAGCAGTGGAGTCGCTGACTTTGCTCGGCGCCGATTCCTTGAGGAACAGGGCGAAGAAGGTGGCGACCAGTGCGCCGCCTGAGGAGATGAACAGGGCGGAGGCCAGGCCGTATTGGTCAGCGACGGCGCCGGTGATCACCGGGTTGAGGAAGCCACCGATGAACTCGCCGACGCCCACGGGCAGCCCCACCGCGAGGCCGGCGACGGCCGGGCGGACGGATTCCGCCGGGATGACGGACATCGCCAGACCGCCGACTCCCATGCCGGCCGCGAAAACGAAGACCGCTGCGCCCATCAGTCCGGGTTCCTCGACGAAAACTATGGCCAGCGGCGCGAGGGCAGACATGAGGCCGAAGAAAACGGCGGTGGGCTTACGACCGATCTTGTCGGAGATCAGCGGGACGACGAAGCCCCACACGGCGGTGCCGACGCCGAAGGCCGCGAGGATGAGGCTCATGGAACTGACGGTCCACCCGTGGACGCCCGTGATATAGAGCGGGCCGAAGACCTGCAGGGAGATCAGATACACCATAAAACCGGAGAACATGACGATGGAGAGCCACACGTTGCGGTTGCGCAGGACCTCGCGCAGGCCGCCCTCGTGGTCGGGGGCGCCGTATTCGGCGGCTTCCACAGTGGTGGCTCGGGGTTCGCGCATGACTTTCCAGATGACGAAGGCCATGAGCAAGCCCGGGACGATGGTGAAGAAGAAAGCCGTACGCCAGTCAAAGATATTGGCCAGGGCGACGATGACGATCGGGGCGAGCACGCCGCCGAACAGGCCGTTGGCGGTGTTCATGGTGAAGCCGAGGTTGAACCCGCGGCGATGCGGGGATGACTCCATCGCCAACACCGACTGCGTGACGGGAATGGTGGGGCCCTCGAACAGGCCCATCATCAGGCGCAGGATGATCAGGTGCACGAAGGTGCCCACGAAGCCTTGGGTGAACGACACAACGGAGAAAGCGACGAGGAGGGCGACGAGGTAGAAGCGTTTGCTTTTGACCCGGTCGGAGATGCGCCCGCCGACGATGGAGGCGATTGACCAGGTCAAGGCTGCGGCGCCGGCGAGCTGCCCCACCTGGGCGTTGGTCAGGCCCAGGTCTTCCTGGATGAAGGGCATGAGGAAGTTGATGATCAAGCGGTCGAAGAAGACTAGGCCGACGGCGAAGAAGAACACCGTGACGAGTTTGTTTTCGTAGGTCCAGAAACCGGTGGAGCCCGACTTCCGGGAGTCCGTGGGCGGGGTGATGGTGGAGCGTGTCGACATGGTGGCCTCTTTCGGGTCACACAGTGCAGCCTTAAGGCTCGGCTCTGTATCGGAGGGGAGTTTTCGGGTAGGAAAAAGGGCCGCACCCGGAAATCCGGAAGCGGGTGCGACCCTGGGGTGGTTGGTGTGAGAGGTGCGGTTACTTCTTCAGGAACTCGGCGGTCTGCCGGAACACGTCGTAAAACTCCGGAATCCAGCTGAAGTTGACCACGAACCCGTGGTTGGCGTTGTCGTAGGGCAGGTGGGTGACGTCCACGCCGTGCTCGGCGAGTTTGTCCGCGTAGGCGACGCCTTCATCGCGCAGCGGGTCGTAGCCGGCGGTGACCACCAAGGCGGCCGGGAGGCCGGACAGGTCGGGGCGCTTAATCGGGGAGACCAGCGGGTCCGCCGGGTCGGCGCCGTTGTCCAGGTAGAAGGAGTTGAACGGGGCCAGGCCGTTGTACTCCAGCCCGTAGCCCTCGGCATTGTCCTTGAGCGACGGCCAACGGTCCTGGTCGAAGTCGAGGTCCACGGACGGATAGTAGAGGATCTGGTGGGTGATGCGGGTGAACTCCGCGTCGTGGGCGAGGAAGGTCACGGCGGCGACGAAGTTGGCGCCCGAGGAGTCGCCGGCCAGGGCGAGGGTCCGGTGGTCCCACTTCAGGTCGTCGGCGTGCTCCACGGCCCAGCGTACGACCCCGAAGCACTCATTGATGGCGACCGGGAATTCGGCCTCGGGCGCGAGCGAGTATCCCACGGAGATGACCTTGGCGCCGGTTTCTTTGGCCAGGGAGCGGGCGACGTGGTCGTGGGTGTCCAGCGACCCGGAGAAGAAGGCGCCGCCGTGGAAGTAGACGATCAGCCCGTATTCCTGGGCGTCGGCGTCGTCCGCGTAGATGCGTACCGGAACCTCGCCGACCGGGGTGACGGCGGTGACGTCCTCGACGAGTCCGAGCATGGGTTCGCGCTCGTCGACCGGCTTGACCTGCTCGGCTTCACCGGCACGCAGGGCGGCCGGGTCCGGCGGGGTGGTCGACGCCGGCGGGATCTGCTCGACGATCTTCTGGATTTCCGGGTGCAGGGGTTGGGCAGTCATAGTGGGTCCTTTGCTCGAGGTGTCTGACACGATGGCGCCGGGACAGCGGCCACGTGGCCCAGTATGGGCGCCAGGGTCGGCGCGGTCACCCGAACGGGGCAGTCGTGGTGGGCGTCGGGGTGCGGGTCCCCCTTCCGGGATATGACCTGGGTTACACCCTGGCCCCAGATTGGCATAATGTCATGCCAAAGTCAACGGTGCGGGTGAGGTCTCCGGTCAACGATTCGGCAGTGTGTCTCCTATGCGCCCCTGCACGTGGCGGGACCGGCGGAGGATGGTTACCGTGGGGGCATGTCCACTAAGCGTGTCCTCGGTTGGCCGGTGTTCCGGCAGCTCCGCTCGGGCGATGTGTTCGGGCGCGGCGAGACCACTCAGTCCCGCAAGTCCAAGAACCTCTCCGCCCGCACCACGGACGCCGATCGCGTCGTACAAAGCGTGTGCCCTTATTGCGCGGTCGGCTGCGGTCAACGCGTCTTCGTCAAGGACGAGAAGGTCGTCCAGATCGAAGGCGATCCCGATTCGCCCATCTCCCGCGGGCGGCTCTGTCCCAAGGGGGCCGCTAGCGAGCAGCTGGTCAACTCTTCCCGCCGCGTCACCGACGTCCTCTATCGGGCACCCAAGTCCACCGAGTGGCAGAAGCTGGACCTGGATCA from Corynebacterium maris DSM 45190 includes these protein-coding regions:
- a CDS encoding MFS transporter translates to MSTRSTITPPTDSRKSGSTGFWTYENKLVTVFFFAVGLVFFDRLIINFLMPFIQEDLGLTNAQVGQLAGAAALTWSIASIVGGRISDRVKSKRFYLVALLVAFSVVSFTQGFVGTFVHLIILRLMMGLFEGPTIPVTQSVLAMESSPHRRGFNLGFTMNTANGLFGGVLAPIVIVALANIFDWRTAFFFTIVPGLLMAFVIWKVMREPRATTVEAAEYGAPDHEGGLREVLRNRNVWLSIVMFSGFMVYLISLQVFGPLYITGVHGWTVSSMSLILAAFGVGTAVWGFVVPLISDKIGRKPTAVFFGLMSALAPLAIVFVEEPGLMGAAVFVFAAGMGVGGLAMSVIPAESVRPAVAGLAVGLPVGVGEFIGGFLNPVITGAVADQYGLASALFISSGGALVATFFALFLKESAPSKVSDSTAAARQSS
- a CDS encoding L,D-transpeptidase, coding for MTADNSPSRPRRGFRPWVAGVVSTVAVAGLAIGATVGFSGESGVPAESSAPSSDLALETAPDPVPEPAPEPVPEVIEPAPFDYGECPPVARACVDLDGERAWLQENGEVTYGAVPIGQGGPGYETPRSEFHVTRKVKDEVSYIYDMEPMPYAVYFTNSGHAFHEGDPNGDSHGCVRLPPGDAEVFFDSLDVYDLVHIY
- a CDS encoding CocE/NonD family hydrolase, which codes for MTASYPGFPAESVSTITTGATDIHVRKNLRVPMRDGVNLAADAYHKPDDAPRPALIALSPYGKELQAYSLKMPGQYRPSVTWDGCIEAGDIARVVEEDYVHVIGDLRGSGYSEGTHSGNYNAGGVPLGEDAYDFIQWVAEQPWCDGNVGMIGTSYFGSMSVLAAAENPPALKAIFVNGGHYDFYETTYHGGVMWLMPRAAREGRGGDSGWAFTDRVTSRVLDEHTPEEVQKMVEERLRDPDVAGWPNMFHTLMYPKHHEAWFDIVLNDLDGEWYQERNPNELAHQIEIPSYFQIAQGRGWTMDGTIEMFDKVSGVKKLDILAYPPMNSRPFVDAHDEMFRWYDYWLKGVDNGVMEEPAVTVHVEGSHHTETGDSFPTKDTEHRPLYLRPRHILSDRPEPLSADYAEPEAFTQLPMTLTNDTAKLSWATPAFTEPAEMQGVGAAHIFAAIDQDDTNFILRFFDQGPTGQRQLITTGYLKASQNELSPESTEGNPVHPHTSKTPVTPGEINEYVIRVYPFAATFMPGHKLVVELSNNEPMADEHNALLPPDAFHLPIGRRTTTTVYRDAEHPSRLLLPYVK
- a CDS encoding alpha/beta hydrolase — translated: MTAQPLHPEIQKIVEQIPPASTTPPDPAALRAGEAEQVKPVDEREPMLGLVEDVTAVTPVGEVPVRIYADDADAQEYGLIVYFHGGAFFSGSLDTHDHVARSLAKETGAKVISVGYSLAPEAEFPVAINECFGVVRWAVEHADDLKWDHRTLALAGDSSGANFVAAVTFLAHDAEFTRITHQILYYPSVDLDFDQDRWPSLKDNAEGYGLEYNGLAPFNSFYLDNGADPADPLVSPIKRPDLSGLPAALVVTAGYDPLRDEGVAYADKLAEHGVDVTHLPYDNANHGFVVNFSWIPEFYDVFRQTAEFLKK
- a CDS encoding MBL fold metallo-hydrolase — its product is MTVDITPLIAPWGRFSLYTFFIDAEQPAVIDTGIAGTPVDGIAPELEKLGRRVQDVQWILLTHGHIDHLGGAHALWEMTGRTAKVVIHEADLKYLQARRAHVDNYLALRADYIDDPEAEARQTEMAERAISGEMAADVVVSGGETLDLGGGVTVSVVHTPGHSMGSVAYVVDGQNDVFVGDAVQVHGAANGFPGYEDPDAYRASLETILELAPDNMYMGHPYRTSQGTPYPVILEKETAEKAIRESLEIEERIRTVAQQAFEQGIADTDSHYSPFEAIAEALGYEGDPTLEPSPFFTTLDGYRRLHGRA